From one Rhizobium sp. CIAT894 genomic stretch:
- a CDS encoding WbqC family protein, whose product MTMTAVIHQPDFASYLGFFQRFLNADLYIVLDHVQFVHGTSKSWTHRDKIKTAQGDRWLTVGIRKPSFGTLINAVELAPGTGWIDQNLSLLRENYRKSAGWSEVFPRIEALYGKRFDLLADFNMHFLDGILDMLEITMPTVRSSTLSPVGHRNELLVELLRKVGATRYLSGLGARGYMQPELFEAAGIEIEWQHFVHPVYPQPFGDFIPYLSILDTLLNCGIAGTRDLLWSCK is encoded by the coding sequence ATGACCATGACAGCGGTTATTCATCAGCCGGACTTCGCATCATATCTCGGCTTTTTCCAGCGTTTCCTGAACGCCGACCTCTACATCGTTCTGGATCACGTTCAGTTCGTCCATGGCACGAGCAAAAGCTGGACGCACCGCGATAAGATAAAGACGGCGCAAGGCGACCGCTGGCTCACCGTCGGAATCAGAAAGCCAAGCTTCGGCACACTGATCAATGCGGTGGAGCTGGCACCGGGCACCGGATGGATAGACCAGAACCTTTCGCTGCTTCGTGAAAACTATCGCAAGTCCGCCGGCTGGAGCGAAGTCTTTCCCCGCATCGAAGCCCTCTACGGCAAGCGGTTCGACCTCTTGGCTGATTTCAATATGCATTTCCTGGACGGTATTCTGGATATGCTTGAAATCACCATGCCGACGGTGCGATCAAGCACTCTAAGCCCAGTGGGTCATAGGAATGAGTTGCTTGTCGAACTGCTGCGCAAGGTCGGAGCAACACGTTATCTCTCGGGTCTCGGGGCGCGCGGCTATATGCAGCCGGAACTGTTCGAGGCAGCCGGAATCGAAATCGAATGGCAGCATTTCGTCCATCCGGTTTATCCACAGCCCTTCGGCGATTTCATTCCCTATCTCAGTATTCTCGACACACTGCTGAATTGTGGTATTGCAGGCACGCGTGACCTGCTCTGGAGTTGCAAATGA
- a CDS encoding radical SAM protein: MNERYVPINKGNYSMDTDEREAAFDRYRGEGWEAEYADYRRKWSEYALNQHVSDYPLLVDLELASICNLRCPMCYTISDEFKKSVNTTRMDWDLYCRIIDEIGGKVPAIRLSLRGEATLHKRFADCVRYAKDHGIKEVSTLTHGFKLNRDYFAQLVDAGIDWITVSIDGTGETYEKIRKPIKFQALLDKIKDIKKYKDERGLHRPVIKVQGIWPAIRENPDLYYDTFAPHVDLVAFNPLIDYLGNDSDIAYLDNFTCPQQYQRLVIGADGLVMKCSNDEENREVIGNANTETVHQIWHGEKMNAVRALHKEPQGFLKSEVCRRCYLPRETNDETAQICGRQVIVRNYVDRNQEIGR, encoded by the coding sequence TTGAACGAGCGTTACGTTCCGATCAACAAAGGCAACTACTCGATGGACACGGACGAGCGCGAAGCCGCGTTCGACAGATACCGTGGCGAGGGTTGGGAAGCCGAATACGCGGACTACCGTCGCAAGTGGTCGGAATATGCCCTGAACCAGCATGTTTCGGATTATCCGCTGCTGGTCGATCTCGAGCTGGCGTCGATCTGCAATCTGCGTTGCCCGATGTGCTATACGATCAGCGACGAGTTCAAGAAGAGCGTCAACACGACCCGGATGGACTGGGACCTCTATTGCCGCATCATCGATGAGATCGGCGGCAAGGTTCCGGCGATCCGTCTGTCACTGCGCGGCGAGGCGACTTTGCACAAGCGCTTCGCCGACTGTGTGCGCTATGCCAAGGACCATGGGATCAAGGAAGTCTCGACGCTCACGCATGGCTTCAAGCTCAACAGAGACTATTTCGCCCAGCTCGTCGATGCCGGCATCGACTGGATCACCGTTTCGATCGACGGCACCGGCGAGACCTACGAGAAGATACGCAAGCCGATCAAATTTCAGGCACTGCTCGACAAGATCAAAGACATAAAGAAATACAAGGACGAGCGCGGCCTCCACCGTCCTGTCATCAAGGTGCAGGGCATCTGGCCGGCGATCCGGGAAAATCCCGATCTCTATTACGACACCTTCGCGCCTCACGTGGATCTCGTCGCCTTCAATCCGCTGATTGATTACCTCGGCAACGATTCAGACATCGCCTATCTCGACAACTTCACCTGCCCGCAGCAGTACCAGCGTTTGGTCATCGGTGCCGATGGATTGGTCATGAAGTGCTCGAACGACGAAGAAAACCGCGAGGTTATCGGCAACGCGAACACCGAAACCGTGCACCAGATATGGCACGGGGAAAAAATGAACGCCGTCCGTGCTCTGCACAAGGAACCGCAGGGCTTCCTGAAGAGCGAGGTCTGCCGCAGGTGCTACCTGCCGAGAGAGACCAACGACGAAACCGCACAGATTTGCGGCAGACAGGTCATTGTCCGGAATTACGTCGACCGGAACCAGGAAATCGGGCGATAG
- a CDS encoding NAD-dependent 4,6-dehydratase LegB — MKKALVTGADGFIGSHLVETLVRSGVEVRALCQYNSFSSWGWLDQSEYRGKFEVILGDVRDPSQMRSVAKGVDTIFHLAALIAIPYSYQAPSSYIDTNVHGTLNVLQGALDAGVGRVIQTSTSEVYGTARFVPISESHPLQAQSPYSASKIGADAIAYSYHSSFDLPVTIARPFNTYGPRQSARAVIPTVISQLLSGRTTLKLGALSPTRDFNFVQDTCDGFLALAGCDEAVGQTVNIGSGSEISIGDTVRLIADIIGVSVEIECDEQRLRPVNSEVERLCCDNSLIKSLTGFSPRYSLEEGLKATVEWLRQPQNLARYKADIFNV, encoded by the coding sequence ATGAAGAAGGCGCTTGTCACCGGAGCAGATGGGTTCATCGGCTCTCATCTTGTCGAGACGCTGGTGAGATCGGGCGTGGAAGTCCGCGCGCTCTGCCAGTACAACTCGTTTTCCAGTTGGGGCTGGCTCGATCAGTCCGAATATCGCGGTAAGTTCGAGGTGATCCTCGGAGACGTCCGCGATCCCTCGCAGATGCGCTCAGTCGCCAAAGGTGTCGACACGATCTTTCACCTTGCCGCTCTGATCGCGATTCCCTATTCCTATCAGGCTCCCTCAAGCTATATCGACACCAATGTGCATGGGACACTGAACGTTCTTCAAGGCGCTCTCGACGCCGGTGTCGGAAGAGTGATCCAGACCTCGACGAGCGAAGTCTACGGCACGGCGCGTTTTGTGCCGATCAGCGAAAGCCATCCGCTACAGGCGCAGTCGCCCTATTCGGCGTCCAAAATCGGCGCCGATGCGATCGCTTACAGCTATCACTCGAGCTTCGATCTGCCGGTGACAATCGCACGGCCTTTCAACACATATGGCCCGAGGCAATCCGCCAGAGCGGTTATTCCGACCGTCATTTCGCAGCTCCTGAGCGGGCGGACGACGCTGAAACTTGGCGCGCTTTCACCCACGCGGGATTTCAATTTCGTGCAGGATACGTGCGACGGCTTTCTGGCGCTCGCAGGCTGTGACGAAGCCGTTGGGCAGACAGTCAATATCGGCTCCGGCAGCGAGATCTCGATCGGCGATACGGTTCGGCTGATCGCCGACATCATCGGCGTCAGCGTCGAGATCGAATGCGACGAACAGCGTTTGCGTCCTGTAAACAGCGAAGTGGAACGTTTGTGCTGCGACAACAGCCTGATCAAGTCTCTAACGGGATTTTCGCCCCGCTATAGCTTGGAAGAAGGTCTGAAGGCGACGGTCGAATGGCTGCGTCAGCCGCAGAATCTGGCGCGGTATAAGGCGGATATCTTCAATGTCTAG
- a CDS encoding glycosyl transferase, with amino-acid sequence MFVFCIESSHARGMGHLFRSLTLATELRSRGHSVRFLANDHPNSLRIVRERGFDVALYDLAAATGWEEAFVDPAGPSPIWINDRLNTRRSHGETIKGLGAKLVTFDDRGDGAELADVNICALLFEKTEDLRGKDVKLGVEYMILNPEIERYRRVRQGLASILITLGGADTYGVTVRVAKWLSSKPFPVTIVTGPSFQHMAELEKVVSTAPPDRFKLLNQVPSLAAEMYRHDLAITGGGVTPFEACAAGLPCVVIANEPFEIPVGRALEQLGAAFFAGHHSEFDLGILEKAIPIRRMSETAMTKVDLGGVGRVADLLESLAA; translated from the coding sequence ATGTTCGTTTTCTGCATAGAGAGTTCACATGCCCGCGGTATGGGGCATTTGTTCCGGTCGCTAACGCTCGCCACCGAACTGCGTTCGCGCGGTCATTCGGTCCGTTTCCTGGCGAATGACCATCCGAATTCGCTGAGAATCGTTCGGGAGCGCGGCTTTGATGTCGCGCTTTACGATCTCGCCGCCGCCACGGGATGGGAGGAGGCTTTCGTTGACCCCGCCGGTCCGTCACCGATCTGGATCAACGACCGTCTGAACACGCGGCGATCTCATGGCGAAACGATCAAAGGTTTGGGCGCCAAGCTCGTCACCTTTGACGATCGCGGCGATGGCGCGGAACTCGCCGACGTCAACATCTGCGCTCTCCTCTTCGAAAAGACGGAGGATCTGAGGGGCAAGGATGTAAAGCTGGGGGTGGAGTACATGATACTCAATCCTGAAATCGAGAGATATCGCAGAGTCCGACAGGGTCTTGCATCGATCCTCATCACGCTCGGAGGCGCCGATACCTATGGCGTGACGGTCCGCGTCGCCAAATGGCTGAGCAGCAAGCCTTTCCCGGTCACCATCGTCACGGGCCCGAGCTTTCAGCACATGGCCGAGCTTGAAAAGGTCGTCTCGACCGCCCCGCCGGACCGGTTCAAACTGCTGAACCAGGTGCCGTCGCTTGCGGCAGAGATGTATCGGCATGATCTGGCCATTACCGGTGGTGGCGTTACGCCCTTCGAAGCCTGTGCGGCCGGCCTGCCCTGCGTGGTGATCGCCAACGAACCTTTTGAAATCCCTGTGGGCCGGGCTCTTGAACAATTGGGGGCAGCGTTCTTCGCCGGACATCACTCGGAATTCGATCTCGGCATCCTGGAAAAGGCTATTCCCATCAGACGCATGAGCGAGACGGCCATGACCAAGGTCGACCTTGGCGGGGTCGGCCGCGTCGCCGATTTGCTGGAAAGTTTGGCTGCATGA
- a CDS encoding NAD(P)-dependent oxidoreductase, with the protein MVDAIVTGAGGFLGKRLAEKLGRDGFDVLALDRTHGDISEEGMWQELPAAPMLFHLAGRTFVPDSWTQGPSFMAANVVGTQHALNWCKRHKAKLVFASAYVYGVPERLPIQESDPVRPNNPYALSKHLAEQLCEFAATHEQIPVVVLRLFNIYGAGQRPEFLIPTLLNRIRAKQDIQVMDLSPRRDYVFVDDVLSAFAKAMDVPEGYHCINIGSGRSYSVQELIDILQEAAGTALPVVSSCAVRRNEIPDVRADITRARAVLGWRPEWDLPAGIRELMKES; encoded by the coding sequence ATGGTTGATGCGATCGTCACCGGAGCTGGCGGTTTTCTCGGGAAGCGTCTGGCCGAAAAGCTTGGGCGGGACGGCTTCGATGTGCTTGCACTTGACCGGACGCATGGCGACATAAGCGAGGAAGGGATGTGGCAGGAGCTCCCTGCGGCGCCTATGCTGTTTCATCTGGCCGGCAGGACGTTCGTTCCCGACAGCTGGACGCAAGGCCCGAGCTTCATGGCCGCCAATGTTGTCGGTACGCAGCATGCTCTGAACTGGTGCAAGCGCCACAAGGCCAAGCTCGTATTCGCAAGCGCCTATGTGTACGGAGTGCCGGAGCGACTGCCGATCCAGGAAAGCGATCCGGTCAGACCGAATAACCCCTACGCGCTTTCCAAGCATCTTGCCGAGCAACTCTGTGAGTTCGCTGCCACACACGAGCAAATACCGGTCGTGGTATTGCGGCTTTTCAATATATATGGGGCTGGGCAGCGCCCGGAGTTCCTGATACCGACGCTTCTGAACCGGATACGGGCAAAGCAGGACATACAGGTCATGGACCTCAGTCCGCGGCGGGACTACGTCTTCGTTGACGATGTTCTGAGCGCCTTCGCCAAGGCCATGGACGTTCCGGAAGGTTACCACTGCATCAATATCGGCTCCGGCAGGTCGTATTCGGTGCAGGAATTAATCGATATCTTGCAAGAAGCCGCCGGCACTGCTCTACCTGTAGTGTCATCTTGCGCCGTTCGGCGGAATGAAATACCTGACGTGCGAGCCGATATTACAAGGGCTCGCGCTGTTCTTGGATGGCGGCCGGAATGGGATCTGCCGGCCGGAATCCGCGAACTGATGAAGGAGTCGTAA
- a CDS encoding N-acetylneuraminate synthase family protein: MFRNYRPDRCYIIAEIGGNFTTFDQAKRLIDEAKASGVDAVKLQTYRAETLSSRNAMFDMENTGVTSQFELFRKYEIGHELHEAVFRYAEEHGLDWFSSPSHETDVDLLEKCGVGAHKVGSDDAVNIPFLRYLAKTGKPIILSTGMSTLEEVRESVAAIKEAGNDKLILLHAITSYPTHPENVNLGAMQTMMEAFPELDVGYSDHTLNPVASLCAVAMGARVIERHFTYDKAADGPDHMLSADPAEMKWLVDAIRAFEIMKGSGRKEPAASEATTRLNNRKSVVLNRPLKAGDVISAGDISVKRPGTGIEPKHLETLAGRRVIRNLDSDAVLQWSDLA; this comes from the coding sequence ATGTTCCGCAACTACCGGCCTGATCGCTGCTATATCATAGCCGAGATCGGCGGCAACTTTACGACGTTTGATCAGGCAAAGCGCCTGATCGACGAGGCAAAGGCGTCAGGCGTGGATGCCGTCAAGCTGCAGACCTATCGGGCGGAGACGCTGTCGAGCCGCAATGCCATGTTTGATATGGAAAACACTGGCGTTACCTCGCAATTCGAACTCTTCCGTAAATATGAAATCGGACACGAGCTTCATGAAGCGGTTTTCCGCTATGCCGAGGAGCATGGGCTGGACTGGTTTTCGTCGCCGTCCCATGAAACCGATGTCGATCTGCTCGAGAAGTGTGGGGTCGGCGCCCACAAAGTCGGTTCGGACGATGCGGTCAACATCCCCTTTCTCCGCTATCTGGCAAAAACGGGCAAGCCGATCATTCTGTCGACCGGGATGTCGACGCTCGAAGAAGTTCGGGAATCCGTTGCAGCTATCAAGGAAGCCGGCAACGACAAGCTCATTCTGCTGCATGCCATCACAAGCTATCCGACGCATCCGGAAAATGTGAATCTGGGCGCAATGCAAACGATGATGGAGGCGTTCCCGGAGCTCGACGTTGGCTATTCCGACCACACATTGAACCCTGTCGCGAGCCTATGTGCGGTCGCAATGGGAGCCCGCGTCATCGAGCGGCATTTCACCTACGACAAGGCCGCCGACGGTCCCGATCATATGCTTTCGGCTGATCCAGCCGAGATGAAATGGCTTGTGGACGCAATACGCGCGTTCGAGATCATGAAGGGCAGTGGCCGCAAAGAGCCGGCTGCAAGCGAGGCTACCACCAGGCTGAACAACCGCAAGAGCGTCGTTCTCAATCGACCGCTCAAAGCCGGTGACGTCATCTCCGCCGGCGACATCTCGGTTAAGCGGCCGGGAACGGGGATCGAGCCCAAACATCTCGAAACTCTCGCCGGACGACGAGTGATCAGGAATCTCGACAGCGACGCGGTCCTGCAGTGGAGCGATCTGGCGTGA
- a CDS encoding nucleotidyltransferase family protein, with the protein MSRRAVILAGGMGTRLRPYTVVLPKPLMPIGDYPILEVIIRQLIAGGFQHITLAVNHQAELIKAFFQDGDKWGVRIDYSLEDEPLGTMGPLRLIKDLPDNFLVMNGDILTDLNYADFHDSHVRDGNIFTISSKTRQHRIDYGVLDTSESGLLTGFREKPTAEYKVSMGVYMVSSGAVEHIPQRGAYGFDQLMLDLLAAGKPATVRDFAGYWLDIGRPDDYALAIEQFESMQSRFLNG; encoded by the coding sequence ATGTCTAGACGCGCGGTCATTCTGGCAGGCGGAATGGGAACGCGGTTGCGGCCTTACACCGTCGTGCTTCCAAAGCCGCTGATGCCGATCGGCGATTATCCCATTCTCGAGGTCATCATTCGTCAGCTGATAGCAGGTGGCTTTCAGCACATAACGCTCGCCGTCAACCATCAGGCCGAACTGATCAAGGCGTTTTTCCAGGATGGCGACAAGTGGGGCGTACGCATCGACTATTCGCTCGAGGACGAGCCGCTTGGCACGATGGGGCCGCTGCGGCTGATCAAGGATCTGCCGGACAATTTCCTGGTCATGAACGGCGACATCCTGACGGACCTGAACTATGCCGATTTTCACGATTCCCATGTCCGTGACGGCAATATATTCACGATTTCGTCCAAGACACGCCAGCATCGCATCGATTACGGCGTGCTCGACACCAGCGAGAGCGGGCTGCTGACCGGCTTTCGCGAGAAGCCGACGGCCGAATACAAGGTCAGCATGGGCGTCTATATGGTGTCGTCGGGGGCCGTCGAACACATACCGCAGCGGGGCGCCTACGGCTTTGACCAGTTGATGCTCGATCTTCTGGCGGCAGGAAAACCTGCCACGGTTCGAGATTTTGCGGGCTATTGGCTCGATATCGGAAGGCCTGACGATTATGCCTTGGCGATCGAGCAGTTCGAATCCATGCAGTCCAGGTTCCTGAATGGTTGA
- a CDS encoding glycosyltransferase family protein, producing the protein MTLGIIIQARMGSTRLPGKVLRDIAGRPLLGHVLGRLQMLTRPAKIVVATSTAGENDIIEAWCLEHGVSCFRGDEADVLDRYFECARSLGMSDIVRLTADNPFTDVEELERLIDLHQNQGFDYTHAFGQLPIGVGAEIFTFEALARSHREGKLPHHREHVNEYFTDRPELFKIGQLDIPSAKVSPNLRLTLDTEEDWRRACALAAQAGGTWLGTEEAIRLCSFSA; encoded by the coding sequence GTGACGCTTGGGATCATCATCCAGGCGCGGATGGGATCGACGCGGCTACCGGGAAAAGTCCTTCGCGACATTGCTGGCAGGCCCCTGCTCGGGCATGTGCTTGGCAGGCTTCAGATGTTGACGCGGCCGGCCAAAATAGTCGTCGCGACATCGACGGCCGGCGAGAACGACATTATCGAAGCTTGGTGCCTCGAGCACGGCGTAAGCTGCTTTCGCGGCGACGAAGCCGATGTTCTCGATCGTTATTTCGAATGTGCAAGGTCGCTTGGGATGTCGGATATCGTGCGATTGACCGCCGATAATCCGTTCACTGATGTCGAGGAGCTGGAGAGGCTGATCGATCTGCACCAGAACCAGGGATTTGACTACACGCACGCGTTCGGCCAATTACCCATCGGCGTCGGCGCCGAGATATTTACCTTCGAAGCCCTGGCGCGCAGTCATCGCGAGGGGAAGCTGCCGCACCATCGCGAACATGTGAACGAATACTTCACCGATCGGCCCGAGCTCTTCAAGATCGGTCAGCTCGATATTCCCTCGGCCAAAGTCTCCCCGAACCTGCGTCTGACGTTGGATACCGAGGAAGACTGGCGACGTGCCTGTGCGCTCGCCGCGCAGGCGGGTGGGACCTGGCTTGGGACAGAGGAAGCGATCAGACTATGTTCGTTTTCTGCATAG
- a CDS encoding methyltransferase, TIGR04325 family — MTRDSPRAREQDVWSEFRRHNIFFDGPYKDWHSAKAASDGYDAPAILAKVLDATRAVVQGRAAYERDTVVFTERSYSHPLLAWLLYVASRSDLRLRVVDIGGALGSSYFQHRSALTHLAELNWCIVEQLHFVSAGRVEFEDAGLSFSDNLDEAIDRVRPNVVLLSGVLQYLEYPDEYLEDLLSRGVKFIIVDRTAAQFDVAAASFVQHVPAWIYSASYPIWFLNAHEMQASFAMHDYEVVDRFQPAGTFGLVTPPPLQELKRWGIGVTRAPQQHEWPYVGWFLEKLES; from the coding sequence GTGACGCGGGATTCGCCGCGGGCTCGTGAACAGGACGTCTGGAGCGAGTTTCGGCGTCACAACATCTTCTTCGACGGCCCCTACAAAGATTGGCATTCGGCCAAGGCTGCTTCGGACGGATATGATGCGCCGGCTATTCTTGCCAAGGTCCTTGACGCGACACGCGCAGTTGTTCAGGGCCGTGCGGCCTACGAGCGAGACACCGTCGTCTTCACGGAAAGAAGCTACTCGCACCCTCTGCTCGCCTGGCTTCTCTATGTCGCGTCCCGATCCGACCTTCGTTTGAGGGTGGTCGATATTGGGGGCGCTTTGGGAAGTTCCTATTTCCAACACCGTTCGGCCCTGACGCATCTTGCGGAACTGAATTGGTGCATTGTCGAGCAGCTTCATTTTGTGAGCGCCGGCCGAGTCGAATTCGAAGATGCGGGATTGAGCTTTTCCGATAACCTGGATGAGGCAATAGATCGCGTGAGGCCCAACGTCGTTCTGCTCTCTGGTGTTCTTCAATATCTTGAATACCCTGATGAATATCTCGAGGATCTTCTGTCGAGAGGCGTCAAGTTCATAATTGTCGACAGGACGGCGGCGCAGTTCGATGTCGCAGCCGCATCCTTTGTGCAGCATGTGCCGGCGTGGATCTATAGTGCGAGCTATCCGATATGGTTCTTGAACGCGCATGAAATGCAGGCCAGCTTTGCCATGCATGATTATGAGGTTGTGGATCGTTTCCAGCCAGCCGGAACATTTGGCTTAGTGACGCCGCCGCCCTTGCAAGAATTGAAGCGGTGGGGCATTGGCGTTACACGAGCGCCTCAGCAGCACGAATGGCCGTATGTTGGCTGGTTTCTCGAGAAGCTGGAAAGCTAG
- a CDS encoding PIG-L deacetylase family protein — translation MNILAIGAHFDDVELGCGGALARHTANGDTVYVYVATVSGFSNQYDQSVRSSQVARAEADAAMEILGVQKMFCGEFKTLQIEFVDPLNIEILKLVQDLKIDMVYTHWVGDIHHDHLALSRASLHSCRHVPRLLMYRSNWYHSTVDFRGNFYVDITAHWDQKEKAILAHESEMERTGRKWVSFFRNEAENAGQRIGVKYAEVFEVVKWLQP, via the coding sequence ATGAATATTCTCGCGATCGGTGCCCATTTTGACGACGTTGAGCTCGGCTGCGGTGGCGCCCTGGCGCGCCATACAGCAAACGGCGACACGGTTTACGTCTATGTCGCGACCGTATCCGGCTTTTCCAACCAATATGACCAGTCGGTCCGCAGCAGCCAGGTCGCCAGAGCGGAGGCGGATGCCGCGATGGAAATCCTCGGCGTCCAAAAGATGTTTTGCGGCGAGTTCAAGACGCTCCAGATCGAATTCGTCGATCCTCTGAATATCGAGATTCTCAAGCTGGTGCAGGATCTGAAGATCGATATGGTTTATACCCACTGGGTTGGCGACATCCACCATGACCACCTGGCTCTGTCGCGCGCATCACTGCACAGCTGCCGTCATGTGCCGCGCCTTCTGATGTACCGCAGCAACTGGTATCATTCGACGGTCGATTTCCGGGGAAATTTCTACGTCGACATCACCGCCCATTGGGACCAGAAGGAAAAGGCGATCCTCGCCCATGAATCCGAGATGGAGCGCACCGGCCGCAAATGGGTGAGCTTCTTCCGCAATGAAGCCGAGAACGCCGGCCAGCGGATCGGTGTAAAATACGCCGAAGTCTTCGAGGTGGTGAAGTGGCTGCAGCCTTGA
- a CDS encoding glycosyltransferase, producing MRVNVIIPVFNRLEHTRKVLEALRSQTVFDALRIVVVNDGSTDGTAAYLQSQSDVIEIQGDGNLWWGGAIDEGLKHVLSSCQSDDYVLFLNNDTWFDDNFVETLVQVSKENGGAAVGSVIHEEGRDPPLVSIGPKVNLNRLAIWDLLSELSEKEKRSPASQYRVDALSGRGTLYPAHLFRKYGSMRPRLLPHYMADYEVAMRFSRAGVPLVVSSKAIIYSPPVYGNDTSRLSWRKRLFGKRSSHNLFQRLIFYSLTGSPVQRVTAPIRMAYFMGSRGILGTLNARLKNFAVSFVKARQLSKVKRQGVSVGRGVVFYGTPLLQRHAESEIRLGDRVVLCSDSRYTALALNHPVKLATIRAGSSITIGADSGISGATIVSAVQISIGSEVLMGANVAIFDTDFHPVRPEGRRHSDVDADIKTAPVHIGDNVFIGTNAVVLRGTEIGRDSVVAAGSIVRGKFPAGAIIAGNPAKVVGSAYGQTQELPAPLTDDRHEDSDI from the coding sequence ATGCGCGTGAATGTCATTATTCCTGTCTTCAATCGCCTGGAGCACACCCGAAAGGTGTTGGAAGCTCTGAGGAGCCAGACCGTCTTTGATGCGTTGAGGATTGTCGTCGTCAACGATGGTTCGACCGATGGAACCGCAGCATACCTGCAATCGCAGAGTGATGTGATTGAAATCCAGGGCGACGGCAATCTCTGGTGGGGTGGTGCCATCGACGAGGGGCTGAAACACGTCCTTTCCTCCTGCCAGTCGGACGACTATGTGCTGTTCCTCAACAATGATACCTGGTTCGACGACAATTTCGTTGAGACCCTGGTGCAGGTCTCCAAAGAAAACGGCGGAGCCGCGGTCGGAAGCGTCATCCACGAAGAGGGTCGCGATCCACCGCTCGTCAGCATTGGGCCCAAGGTCAACCTCAATAGGCTTGCCATCTGGGATTTACTCTCGGAACTGAGCGAAAAGGAAAAGCGGTCGCCCGCCAGCCAGTATCGTGTGGATGCGTTGAGTGGTCGAGGAACGCTGTATCCGGCACACCTGTTCCGGAAATATGGCAGTATGCGCCCGCGCCTTCTGCCGCACTATATGGCTGATTACGAGGTAGCCATGCGCTTTTCGCGTGCGGGAGTGCCCTTGGTGGTCAGCAGCAAGGCAATTATTTACTCGCCCCCCGTATATGGCAATGACACCTCCAGATTGTCTTGGCGAAAGCGATTGTTCGGCAAGCGTTCGTCTCACAACCTGTTCCAGCGTCTGATTTTTTACTCGCTTACGGGTTCGCCGGTGCAACGCGTGACTGCGCCGATCCGCATGGCGTATTTCATGGGCAGCCGCGGGATTTTGGGGACACTGAATGCAAGACTAAAGAATTTTGCGGTGTCTTTTGTCAAAGCGCGGCAACTGAGCAAAGTGAAGCGTCAGGGCGTGAGCGTCGGTCGCGGCGTTGTTTTCTATGGCACGCCTCTGTTGCAAAGGCACGCGGAGAGCGAGATTCGCTTGGGCGATCGTGTCGTGCTGTGTTCCGATTCGCGTTATACTGCGCTCGCGCTGAACCATCCGGTGAAGCTAGCTACGATTCGCGCGGGATCGAGCATCACTATCGGCGCTGATAGCGGCATTAGTGGTGCAACCATTGTCTCGGCCGTCCAGATTTCGATCGGCTCAGAGGTCCTGATGGGTGCCAACGTTGCGATATTCGACACCGATTTTCATCCGGTACGGCCCGAAGGCCGCCGTCATTCGGACGTAGACGCCGACATAAAGACCGCACCGGTCCATATCGGGGACAATGTTTTCATTGGCACTAACGCCGTGGTCCTGCGTGGCACGGAGATAGGACGTGACAGTGTTGTCGCGGCAGGTTCAATCGTGCGAGGAAAATTTCCTGCGGGCGCCATAATTGCCGGAAATCCGGCGAAAGTCGTTGGTAGCGCCTATGGACAAACCCAGGAACTTCCTGCCCCTCTGACAGACGATAGACATGAAGATAGCGATATTTGA